In one window of Cucurbita pepo subsp. pepo cultivar mu-cu-16 unplaced genomic scaffold, ASM280686v2 Cp4.1_scaffold000313, whole genome shotgun sequence DNA:
- the LOC111784961 gene encoding remorin-like isoform X2, which yields MGGADESEPDSQPPVPLQNNSLIPHAVSAPHSDKLVPPKDRDVALARVELEKKLALIKAWEESEKIKAENRAYKRLSAIDSWENTKKASIQAQLMKLEKMEKKKAEYGELMKNKIVGIHKQGEEKKATIEAERREQCLKVEETAAKYRASGFTPKALLLKCFSG from the exons ATGGGCGGCGCCGACGAGTCTGAACCAGATTCGCAGCCGCCAGTGCCGCTTCAAAACAACTCCCTCATTCCCCACG CGGTTTCAGCTCCTCATTCCGACAAACTTGTTCCTCCAAAGGACAGAG ATGTTGCGTTGGCTCGTGTCGAATTGGAGAAGAAGTTGGCATTGATCAAAGCATGGGAGGAGAGTGAGAAGATCAAGGCAGAGAACAG GGCATACAAACGGCTCTCTGCTATTGATTCTTGGGAGAATACCAAAAAAGCTTCAATACAAGCACAGCTGATGAAGTTAGAg aaaatggagaagaagaaagctgaGTATGGCGAGctaatgaagaacaaaatcgTTGGAATTCACAAGCAAGGTGAAGAGAAGAAAGCAACCATTGAAGCCGAGCGAAGAGAACAGTGTCTGAAGGTCGAGGAGACTGCAGCAAAATATCGAGCTTCCGGGTTCACCCCGAAGGCTCTACTACTCAAATGCTTCAGTGGTTGA
- the LOC111784961 gene encoding remorin-like isoform X1, with protein sequence MGGADESEPDSQPPVPLQNNSLIPHAVSAPHSDKLVPPKDRDVALARVELEKKLALIKAWEESEKIKAENRAYKRLSAIDSWENTKKASIQAQLMKLEEKMEKKKAEYGELMKNKIVGIHKQGEEKKATIEAERREQCLKVEETAAKYRASGFTPKALLLKCFSG encoded by the exons ATGGGCGGCGCCGACGAGTCTGAACCAGATTCGCAGCCGCCAGTGCCGCTTCAAAACAACTCCCTCATTCCCCACG CGGTTTCAGCTCCTCATTCCGACAAACTTGTTCCTCCAAAGGACAGAG ATGTTGCGTTGGCTCGTGTCGAATTGGAGAAGAAGTTGGCATTGATCAAAGCATGGGAGGAGAGTGAGAAGATCAAGGCAGAGAACAG GGCATACAAACGGCTCTCTGCTATTGATTCTTGGGAGAATACCAAAAAAGCTTCAATACAAGCACAGCTGATGAAGTTAGAg gagaaaatggagaagaagaaagctgaGTATGGCGAGctaatgaagaacaaaatcgTTGGAATTCACAAGCAAGGTGAAGAGAAGAAAGCAACCATTGAAGCCGAGCGAAGAGAACAGTGTCTGAAGGTCGAGGAGACTGCAGCAAAATATCGAGCTTCCGGGTTCACCCCGAAGGCTCTACTACTCAAATGCTTCAGTGGTTGA
- the LOC111784961 gene encoding remorin-like isoform X3, with product MGGADESEPDSQPPVPLQNNSLIPHAPHSDKLVPPKDRDVALARVELEKKLALIKAWEESEKIKAENRAYKRLSAIDSWENTKKASIQAQLMKLEEKMEKKKAEYGELMKNKIVGIHKQGEEKKATIEAERREQCLKVEETAAKYRASGFTPKALLLKCFSG from the exons ATGGGCGGCGCCGACGAGTCTGAACCAGATTCGCAGCCGCCAGTGCCGCTTCAAAACAACTCCCTCATTCCCCACG CTCCTCATTCCGACAAACTTGTTCCTCCAAAGGACAGAG ATGTTGCGTTGGCTCGTGTCGAATTGGAGAAGAAGTTGGCATTGATCAAAGCATGGGAGGAGAGTGAGAAGATCAAGGCAGAGAACAG GGCATACAAACGGCTCTCTGCTATTGATTCTTGGGAGAATACCAAAAAAGCTTCAATACAAGCACAGCTGATGAAGTTAGAg gagaaaatggagaagaagaaagctgaGTATGGCGAGctaatgaagaacaaaatcgTTGGAATTCACAAGCAAGGTGAAGAGAAGAAAGCAACCATTGAAGCCGAGCGAAGAGAACAGTGTCTGAAGGTCGAGGAGACTGCAGCAAAATATCGAGCTTCCGGGTTCACCCCGAAGGCTCTACTACTCAAATGCTTCAGTGGTTGA
- the LOC111784957 gene encoding tetraspanin-10-like, whose translation MGMGTSIFIIRWINFLTMLLAILVVIFGIWMGTHHDGCRKSLTLPVMGLGGFIFVVSIVGFFGALKNSSILLWIYLIMLCITLVGILVFTVLAFIVTNNGSGHSVAGLRYKEYQLQDYSTWFLKQLNDTDNWMRLKSCLVKSEDCNILSKKYKTLKQYKLAKLTPIEAGCCRPPSECGYPAVNASFYDLSFHPVNSNHDCKLYKNSKAVKCYDCDSCKAGVAQYMKTEWRLVAIFNVVLFVILLMIYLVGCCARRKAASNRSKG comes from the exons ATGGGAATGGGAACTAGCATCTTTATCATCAGATGGATCAATTTTCTCACCATG CTTCTAGCTATTCTTGTCGTAATATTTGGGATATGGATGGGCACGCACCATGACGGCTGTCGAAAATCTCTTACTCTTCCTGTTATGGGACTTGGTGGATTCATCTTTGTGGT GTCTATAGTTGGTTTTTTTGGTGCTCTTAAGAACAGTTCCATATTGCTGTGGATT TATTTGATCATGCTGTGCATTACGTTGGTGGGGATTCTGGTGTTTACGGTGCTGGC GTTTATTGTTACAAACAATGGTTCAGGGCATTCTGTTGCTGGCTTGAG GTATAAGGAGTATCAACTACAAGATTATAGTACATGGTTTCTAAAACAG CTTAATGATACCGACAATTGGATGCGTTTGAAAAGCTGTCTCGTCAAATCCGAGGACTGTaatattctttcaaaaaaatacaag ACTCTCAAGCAGTATAAGTTGGCAAAGCTGACGCCAATTGAAGCAGGTTGTTGCAGACCCCCATCCGA GTGTGGTTATCCTGCTGTTAATGCATCATTTTATGACTTGAGTTTTCATCCTGTCAATTCAAACCATGACTGCAAACTATACAAGAATTCGAAGGCAGTCAAGTGTTACGATTGCGATTCGTGCAA GGCCGGAGTCGCACAGTACATGAAAACGGAATGGCGATTGGTTGCGATCTTCAATGTCGTTCTATTTGTTATCTTG CTGATGATCTACTTAGTTGGATGCTGCGCGAGACGAAAAGCTGCAAGTAATCGGTCTAAAGGATAG